From Endozoicomonas sp. 8E, the proteins below share one genomic window:
- a CDS encoding ankyrin repeat domain-containing protein yields MDISKAGIGPLTLNYDGATTKEVTIKATRDENDKVSTFHVFSTLELPPQVNLPKSDTQNSATPIVDRNIEAYAQASTSNEATQSDSSDSFKEHKKLFTDDPDAESQPCKFMKSEAMAISTGCPNLKRFADCLAKLITDPDSTDADTSEAARLISEFGADELAKLTVPFSFHTNTTRRYPAITLFALACRFGKLDLVKALYVNQQQLNQTFDMKNGTNGNTALMLAVVHGHADVVKQLLDLGADPQILDENNKCLEELNSVFNGRRQDTYIKIRELLIDYRKENNLPPFKEPAIHGYYIEDTGEIGGTINFRAFLSEHPEFLEKYLSENPGCLIQIGLESPDFLVHLLTTQPKALEKFFSENPDFVSHVRRERTELLELLFSENQDLLESLPKE; encoded by the coding sequence ATGGATATTTCAAAAGCTGGCATTGGTCCATTAACATTAAATTATGATGGTGCGACTACTAAAGAAGTGACTATTAAAGCTACACGAGATGAGAATGATAAGGTTTCTACGTTTCACGTTTTCTCAACTTTGGAGCTACCACCACAAGTAAATTTACCAAAAAGTGATACCCAAAACTCTGCTACACCCATCGTGGATCGTAATATTGAAGCCTATGCACAAGCTTCAACTTCAAATGAAGCGACTCAAAGTGATAGTAGTGATAGTTTCAAAGAACATAAAAAGCTATTCACCGATGACCCGGACGCCGAATCTCAACCTTGCAAATTTATGAAAAGTGAGGCTATGGCTATCTCTACCGGGTGTCCCAATCTGAAGCGTTTTGCAGATTGCCTTGCTAAATTGATTACAGACCCTGATAGCACTGACGCTGATACTTCGGAAGCCGCAAGGTTGATATCCGAGTTCGGTGCCGATGAACTTGCCAAGTTAACAGTCCCGTTTTCTTTTCATACAAATACCACCAGACGTTACCCTGCTATTACTCTTTTTGCTCTTGCATGCAGATTTGGTAAGCTGGATTTAGTGAAGGCTCTGTACGTGAATCAGCAACAATTAAACCAGACATTTGATATGAAAAATGGGACTAATGGAAATACAGCCCTCATGCTTGCGGTTGTTCATGGCCATGCAGATGTAGTGAAGCAATTATTAGACCTGGGGGCTGACCCTCAAATTCTTGATGAAAATAACAAGTGTCTTGAGGAGCTTAATTCAGTTTTTAACGGACGCAGGCAAGATACATACATTAAAATCAGAGAACTATTAATAGACTATCGCAAAGAAAACAATCTACCACCTTTTAAAGAACCCGCTATTCATGGTTATTACATTGAAGATACTGGGGAAATAGGTGGTACTATTAACTTTCGAGCATTCCTTTCTGAACATCCGGAATTTCTTGAGAAATACCTTTCTGAAAACCCGGGTTGTCTCATACAGATCGGTCTTGAAAGCCCGGATTTTCTGGTACATCTCCTTACTACACAGCCGAAAGCACTTGAAAAATTCTTTTCTGAAAATCCGGATTTTGTCAGTCATGTCCGTCGTGAAAGAACGGAGCTACTGGAACTCCTCTTTTCTGAAAACCAGGATCTTCTCGAATCTTTACCGAAGGAATAG
- a CDS encoding thiopurine S-methyltransferase yields MSNPDWINRWKQGRIGFHRSEFNPTLLKYWPQLKLSEARSVLVPLCGKSLDMVWLRQQGLEVIGTELVKTAVESFYQEQSLQPAVKEVQGYRHWQADDIHILEGDFFALPEGSIQSTVFYDRAALVALPREMRQQYVKHLANAAPHIQEGLLITVEYDQDLVSGPPFSVEEQEVRALYSPRFEVIKLDTHSAPASTNLREKGVNELIEVVYKLALSSQPPGLF; encoded by the coding sequence ATGAGCAATCCTGACTGGATTAATCGCTGGAAACAAGGACGGATTGGTTTCCACAGATCTGAGTTCAACCCGACATTATTGAAATACTGGCCCCAACTGAAGCTGTCAGAAGCCCGGTCAGTGCTGGTGCCATTGTGTGGCAAAAGCCTGGATATGGTCTGGCTCAGGCAGCAGGGACTGGAAGTGATCGGCACCGAGCTGGTAAAAACAGCGGTTGAGTCCTTCTATCAGGAACAGTCACTGCAACCGGCAGTGAAAGAGGTTCAGGGTTACCGACATTGGCAAGCCGATGACATCCATATCCTCGAAGGTGATTTTTTTGCTTTGCCGGAAGGTTCCATCCAAAGCACCGTTTTTTACGACCGTGCTGCTCTGGTTGCATTGCCCCGGGAGATGAGGCAGCAGTATGTCAAGCATCTGGCAAACGCTGCTCCCCATATACAAGAAGGCTTATTGATCACTGTCGAGTATGATCAGGACCTGGTGTCCGGCCCTCCTTTCTCAGTCGAGGAGCAGGAAGTCAGAGCACTTTATTCACCGCGGTTTGAGGTAATTAAGCTGGACACGCACAGCGCACCGGCTTCAACCAACCTGAGAGAGAAGGGCGTCAACGAGCTGATTGAAGTAGTCTACAAACTCGCATTAAGTTCTCAGCCTCCCGGTCTTTTTTGA
- a CDS encoding Bcr/CflA family multidrug efflux MFS transporter — MTINIESSPEPKATRQEDKKQGLSMSHSRDRLFFILTLGALTALGPMAVDLYLPAIPAIAEDMGEPLSIIQYTLSAYTLGFALGQLLYGPLSDRFGRRKIMFPGLVAFLVTSVLAALCENGLQLIIVRILQAMAAAAVMVTIPAMVRDLFSRQQSAKIMSSILMVMTIAPLIAPLLGGQMLKFMGWESLFIFLAVMSALAMVLAASKVPETLPEEKRLVIPASQLFLIYLSVLKNREAMGCILCHGFFFGGMFAFIAGSPYVYIELYGVKPEHYGLLFAVNILAMMVMNMINIRLIDRLPLFTILKIGSILASISAVVMVINAKFEIGGLVGLMIPVVIYVSCIGLTGPNSNALALSHFPRSAGTANAMSGALRFTIGGASSAVVGLFHNGTDVPMTAVVAVCGLLSFVSLLLVRNEGVPLDEVMPEGTSNSEVRTSA, encoded by the coding sequence ATGACCATCAATATCGAAAGCAGTCCTGAGCCAAAAGCGACCAGGCAAGAAGATAAAAAGCAGGGCCTTTCAATGAGCCATAGCCGCGACAGGCTATTTTTCATATTGACTCTGGGCGCCTTAACCGCACTTGGCCCTATGGCAGTGGATCTCTATCTTCCGGCAATCCCCGCGATAGCAGAAGATATGGGAGAACCCCTGAGCATTATCCAGTATACACTCAGCGCCTACACCCTTGGCTTTGCCTTGGGACAGCTGTTGTACGGACCTCTCTCAGACCGCTTTGGTCGCAGAAAAATCATGTTTCCGGGCCTGGTTGCTTTTCTTGTTACCAGTGTCTTGGCTGCACTCTGTGAAAACGGCCTGCAACTGATTATTGTCCGAATTCTGCAGGCTATGGCCGCTGCTGCCGTTATGGTTACCATTCCCGCCATGGTTCGGGATCTGTTCTCACGGCAGCAAAGTGCAAAGATTATGTCGTCTATTTTAATGGTCATGACAATAGCTCCTCTGATTGCTCCCCTGTTGGGTGGTCAGATGCTCAAATTTATGGGTTGGGAAAGTCTGTTTATCTTTCTGGCTGTCATGTCTGCACTTGCCATGGTGCTGGCTGCTTCAAAAGTTCCGGAAACCCTCCCGGAGGAGAAAAGGCTGGTGATTCCTGCCAGTCAGCTGTTCCTGATCTACCTGTCCGTCCTGAAAAACCGGGAGGCTATGGGCTGTATCCTCTGTCACGGATTTTTCTTTGGCGGTATGTTTGCCTTTATTGCCGGCTCACCCTACGTGTATATCGAGCTGTATGGGGTCAAGCCAGAGCATTACGGCCTGCTGTTTGCTGTCAATATTCTGGCCATGATGGTCATGAATATGATCAATATCCGTCTGATAGATCGCCTGCCACTGTTTACGATCCTGAAAATCGGGAGCATTCTTGCCAGTATCAGCGCAGTAGTGATGGTGATTAATGCAAAGTTTGAGATCGGCGGGCTGGTTGGGTTGATGATCCCTGTCGTAATTTACGTCAGCTGCATTGGTCTGACAGGCCCTAACTCCAATGCTCTGGCCCTGTCTCACTTTCCAAGGTCTGCGGGCACAGCCAATGCTATGTCCGGTGCACTTCGCTTTACCATCGGCGGTGCTTCTTCTGCGGTGGTAGGTCTTTTTCATAATGGAACTGATGTACCTATGACAGCGGTGGTAGCCGTCTGTGGTTTGCTCTCCTTCGTATCCTTGCTACTGGTCAGGAATGAGGGTGTGCCATTGGATGAAGTGATGCCGGAAGGCACATCCAATTCTGAAGTCCGGACTTCCGCCTGA
- a CDS encoding type I glyceraldehyde-3-phosphate dehydrogenase, protein MFRIAINGYGRIGQCVLRALYENGYRKDLQVVAINELSDEDTLTYLTRYDTTHGRFPAKVESEENQLIVAGDRIQLIHEARPENIDWKSLDIDLLLECSGSFNDRAIAEQHVESGARKLLFSQPAQPDVDATIVYGINEQDLSRDQRIVSSASCTTNCIVPVIKTLNDALGIEYGSITTIHSAMNDQPVIDAYHHSDLRLTRSALQSIIPVDTGLAKGIDRLLPDLGGCFKANSIRVPTINVSCMDLCVHVNQETTGEEVNRILEQASYGRLEGILGFSNEPHASVDFNHDARSCVVDGTQTKVTSGKLIKLLCWFDNEWGFSNRMLDVANHWLKQ, encoded by the coding sequence ATGTTTCGAATAGCCATCAACGGGTACGGTCGTATCGGCCAGTGTGTTCTTCGTGCTCTTTACGAGAATGGTTATCGCAAAGACTTGCAGGTTGTCGCCATTAACGAGTTATCCGATGAGGACACCCTGACCTATCTGACTCGCTATGACACCACTCACGGTCGCTTTCCCGCCAAAGTCGAGTCGGAGGAAAATCAGCTCATAGTGGCAGGCGACCGGATCCAGCTTATTCACGAAGCCCGGCCTGAAAATATTGACTGGAAAAGTCTCGATATTGATCTGTTGCTGGAGTGCTCAGGGTCTTTCAATGACAGGGCAATAGCAGAGCAACACGTAGAGAGTGGAGCCAGAAAGCTGCTTTTTTCACAGCCCGCTCAACCGGATGTAGACGCCACTATTGTTTACGGTATCAATGAGCAGGATCTCAGTCGTGATCAGCGCATTGTGTCCAGTGCTTCATGCACCACCAATTGCATTGTTCCTGTTATCAAGACACTGAATGACGCCCTTGGTATTGAGTACGGTAGTATTACAACTATTCATTCAGCTATGAATGATCAACCGGTGATCGATGCTTATCATCACAGTGATCTCAGGCTGACCCGAAGTGCGTTGCAGTCCATCATCCCTGTAGATACTGGCCTGGCAAAGGGCATCGACAGACTGCTTCCTGACCTTGGGGGGTGCTTCAAAGCCAATTCAATCAGGGTGCCCACCATCAATGTTTCCTGCATGGATCTCTGCGTTCATGTCAATCAGGAAACAACAGGTGAGGAAGTTAACCGAATTCTGGAACAGGCTAGCTATGGACGTCTGGAGGGGATTCTGGGCTTCTCCAATGAACCTCACGCATCCGTAGACTTCAATCATGATGCCCGCTCATGCGTGGTCGATGGCACCCAGACCAAGGTGACTTCCGGCAAGCTGATCAAGCTGCTTTGCTGGTTTGATAACGAGTGGGGCTTCTCCAACCGTATGCTGGATGTGGCCAATCACTGGTTAAAGCAATAA
- the ahcY gene encoding adenosylhomocysteinase codes for MSATPAVVQSFTDYRVADISLAEWGRREIQIAEGEMPALMTIRQKYHDQQPLKGAKIMGCIHMTIQTAVLIETLVDLGADVRWSSCNIFSTQDHAAAAIAAAGIPVFAWKGETEEEFWWCIEQTILTEEGQPWDANMILDDGGDLTLMLHDKYPEILDNIHGISEETTTGVHRLLEMLEKGTLKVPAINVNDAVTKSKNDNKYGCRHSLNDAIKRGTDHLLAGKKALVIGYGDVGKGSAASLRQEGMIVKVTEIDPICAMQACMDGFEVVSPYINGVNDGTAASIDKDLLGTTDMLVTTTGNLHVCDREMLKALKSSCVVCNIGHFDTEIDTAFMRETWQWEEVKPQVHKIWRDKGSNDHLILLSEGRLVNLGNATGHPSRIMDGSFANQVLAQIHLYEEGFANLPAAEKAENLYVKVLPKKLDEEVASYMVQGFGGVITQLTQQQADYISVAVEGPFKADEYKY; via the coding sequence ATGAGCGCTACTCCTGCAGTTGTTCAGAGCTTTACTGACTATCGGGTTGCCGACATTTCCCTGGCCGAGTGGGGTCGCCGCGAAATTCAGATCGCAGAAGGTGAAATGCCTGCACTGATGACTATCCGTCAGAAGTACCATGATCAGCAGCCTCTGAAAGGCGCGAAGATCATGGGCTGCATTCACATGACCATTCAGACCGCTGTACTGATTGAAACGCTCGTCGATCTGGGGGCTGATGTCCGCTGGTCTTCCTGCAACATTTTTTCCACCCAGGATCACGCTGCTGCGGCAATAGCTGCTGCGGGTATTCCTGTATTCGCCTGGAAGGGGGAGACAGAAGAAGAATTCTGGTGGTGTATTGAGCAGACCATTCTGACAGAAGAAGGCCAACCCTGGGATGCCAATATGATTCTGGACGACGGTGGTGACCTGACTCTGATGCTGCACGATAAGTATCCTGAAATCCTGGATAACATCCACGGTATTTCCGAAGAGACCACCACCGGGGTACATCGCCTGCTGGAAATGCTGGAAAAAGGCACTCTGAAAGTACCGGCGATTAACGTTAACGACGCGGTTACCAAGAGCAAGAACGACAATAAATACGGCTGCCGTCACTCATTGAATGATGCTATCAAGCGGGGTACAGATCACCTGCTTGCAGGCAAAAAAGCCCTGGTTATCGGTTACGGTGATGTTGGTAAAGGTTCTGCGGCCTCCCTGCGTCAGGAAGGCATGATCGTTAAGGTCACCGAGATTGATCCTATCTGTGCCATGCAGGCTTGCATGGACGGCTTTGAAGTGGTTTCTCCTTACATTAACGGTGTCAACGATGGCACTGCTGCCAGCATCGACAAAGACTTGCTGGGTACTACCGATATGCTGGTCACCACCACCGGCAACTTGCATGTTTGTGACCGTGAAATGCTGAAAGCGCTGAAGAGCAGCTGTGTTGTCTGCAACATTGGTCACTTTGATACCGAAATTGATACGGCTTTCATGAGAGAGACATGGCAGTGGGAAGAAGTTAAGCCCCAGGTCCACAAGATCTGGCGTGACAAGGGCAGCAATGATCATCTGATTCTGCTGTCTGAAGGTCGCCTGGTCAATCTGGGTAATGCCACAGGTCATCCATCCCGTATCATGGATGGTTCATTTGCCAACCAGGTTCTGGCCCAGATTCATCTGTATGAAGAAGGCTTTGCCAACCTGCCTGCTGCCGAGAAGGCTGAGAACCTGTATGTGAAGGTTCTGCCCAAAAAGCTGGACGAAGAGGTGGCAAGCTATATGGTTCAGGGCTTTGGCGGGGTAATCACCCAGCTGACCCAACAGCAGGCAGACTATATTAGTGTCGCTGTTGAAGGTCCATTCAAAGCGGATGAGTACAAGTACTGA
- the metF gene encoding methylenetetrahydrofolate reductase [NAD(P)H], which produces MTTNDKELTISFEFFPTKTEEGAKKLDLTAIELSKCQPEFFSVTYGAGGSTRDRTLDTVISVRNCTDIPTAPHLSCVGDSKAQLKSLLEQYQSLGINRIVALRGDLPSGMGRSNGELQYANELVEFIRAETGDHFHLEVAAYPEAHPQAQNFEADLTHFKRKVDAGASSAITQYFFNADSYFNFVDRARGLGIDLPIIPGIMPITNYTRLARFSDACGAEIPRWIRKQLEAYGDDIDSIKQFGEEVVTRMCERLIEQGVPGLHFYALNQAAPSRVICQNLNLV; this is translated from the coding sequence ATGACAACTAATGATAAAGAGCTGACAATCAGCTTTGAATTTTTTCCGACCAAAACGGAAGAGGGTGCTAAAAAGCTCGATCTGACAGCGATTGAGCTCTCCAAATGTCAGCCAGAATTCTTCTCTGTGACCTATGGCGCTGGCGGTTCCACCCGTGACAGAACCCTTGATACCGTCATAAGCGTTCGCAACTGCACTGATATTCCTACCGCGCCTCACCTCTCTTGTGTGGGCGATAGCAAAGCTCAATTGAAAAGTTTACTTGAGCAATACCAGAGTCTGGGGATTAATCGAATTGTTGCTTTACGCGGCGATCTGCCATCGGGTATGGGGCGCTCAAACGGTGAGCTGCAGTATGCCAATGAACTGGTGGAATTTATCCGGGCCGAAACCGGCGATCATTTTCATCTGGAAGTTGCTGCTTATCCGGAAGCTCACCCCCAGGCGCAAAACTTTGAAGCGGATCTGACTCACTTCAAACGCAAGGTTGATGCCGGTGCCAGTTCAGCCATTACCCAGTACTTCTTTAACGCTGACAGCTATTTTAACTTTGTTGATCGTGCCAGAGGTCTGGGGATTGATCTGCCGATTATCCCGGGTATTATGCCTATCACCAACTACACCCGTCTGGCTCGTTTCTCCGATGCCTGCGGTGCAGAAATTCCACGCTGGATTCGCAAGCAGCTGGAAGCCTATGGTGATGATATCGACAGCATCAAACAGTTTGGTGAAGAGGTAGTCACCCGGATGTGTGAAAGACTCATTGAGCAAGGGGTTCCGGGGCTGCATTTCTATGCCCTGAACCAGGCTGCACCCTCCAGAGTCATCTGTCAAAACCTCAATCTGGTTTGA
- a CDS encoding 16S rRNA (uracil(1498)-N(3))-methyltransferase, which translates to MRNPRIYTDQPLVKDQVVELTDSAANHVGKVLRMRPEEPLILFNGQGASWQGRIKFVAKKTVAVALEAEMSLVTESPLKVHVGQSLSRGERMDYAIQKATEMGVTEITPLFSERCEVRLNAERQEKRVRHWQQIAISACEQCGLNRVPVIHSPEPVADWIAKQKAGLKFVLHHRTDKKLEGFIPPETVSLLIGPEGGLTQEEITRAESSGFHALALGPRVLRTETAPVTALSVMQYLWGDL; encoded by the coding sequence ATGAGAAACCCTCGAATCTATACCGATCAGCCTCTGGTAAAAGATCAGGTCGTTGAGCTGACCGACAGTGCTGCCAATCATGTCGGTAAAGTCCTGCGCATGAGGCCTGAAGAGCCTCTTATCCTGTTTAATGGGCAGGGCGCTTCATGGCAGGGCAGGATCAAGTTTGTGGCAAAAAAAACCGTCGCAGTTGCCCTGGAGGCAGAAATGAGCCTGGTCACGGAATCCCCCTTGAAAGTCCACGTCGGGCAGAGTCTTAGTAGGGGTGAACGAATGGATTACGCTATCCAGAAGGCGACCGAGATGGGCGTGACCGAAATAACGCCGCTCTTTTCTGAGCGCTGTGAAGTCAGGTTGAATGCAGAGCGTCAGGAAAAGCGAGTCAGACACTGGCAACAGATAGCCATCAGTGCCTGTGAGCAGTGTGGCTTGAACAGAGTTCCGGTGATTCACTCGCCCGAGCCTGTTGCGGATTGGATTGCGAAGCAAAAAGCTGGCCTGAAATTTGTGCTTCACCATCGAACCGATAAAAAACTGGAGGGATTCATTCCGCCAGAAACGGTTTCTCTTTTGATCGGTCCCGAGGGTGGGTTGACTCAGGAAGAAATTACCAGGGCCGAGTCGTCAGGCTTTCATGCCCTGGCACTGGGCCCGAGAGTCCTGAGAACGGAAACAGCCCCGGTCACTGCACTCAGTGTGATGCAGTATCTCTGGGGCGATCTGTAA
- a CDS encoding chemotaxis protein CheW — protein MTGSPEPLESRSLKSRLIPMQQKPLLLPASCIADVMDYSRPSGSKEESSWFLGEIDWRGQKLPLISFERINGGRFAEFSATARIAVMHSITGNEQLPFYGMVIQGIPKALDLTVGDVQPAIEADTGSAETFRVIIKEIPAAIPDLEKVEQQLWAMFTDRPRDTASH, from the coding sequence ATGACGGGCAGTCCTGAACCTTTGGAAAGCAGAAGCCTGAAGTCCCGTTTGATCCCAATGCAGCAGAAGCCACTTCTGCTGCCTGCCTCCTGTATTGCCGATGTTATGGACTACAGTCGTCCATCGGGTAGCAAAGAGGAAAGCTCATGGTTTCTCGGTGAAATTGACTGGCGGGGACAAAAGCTCCCCCTGATTTCCTTTGAACGAATCAATGGTGGCCGTTTTGCAGAGTTCTCTGCAACGGCAAGGATTGCAGTAATGCACAGCATTACCGGGAACGAGCAGCTGCCTTTTTATGGCATGGTGATACAGGGTATCCCCAAGGCATTGGATCTGACAGTGGGTGACGTTCAACCCGCTATCGAAGCAGATACAGGTTCAGCAGAAACATTCAGGGTCATTATCAAGGAAATTCCTGCTGCCATTCCTGACCTTGAAAAAGTGGAACAACAGCTCTGGGCAATGTTTACAGATCGCCCCAGAGATACTGCATCACACTGA